The Chloroflexota bacterium region ACGCTGTGCATGGTGTCGATGCCGCCCTCGATCGCCTGGGTGAAATTGCAGGCCTGTGTGCTCCACGAGGCGAACAGGAATCGTTCGGGCACGTGCATGAACTCGAAGTCGGGCAGCTCGGGCTCGAGCTCTGACGGGCCCATGTACGTCCAGAGGATTCCGGCTGCCTCGCGCACCGGATACGAGTGGAGCCGCACCGTGAGCTTGAAGTTGCTGTCCTTGGGCTCGGTCGGCGTTTCGAGGCACGTCCCGTTCACGCTGAACTTCCAGCCGTGGTAAATGCACCGGATGCCGCCCTCTTCGTTGCGACCATAGAACAGATCAGCCCGTCGATGGGGACAGTGAGGCTCGATGAGCCCGGGGGCCCCGCTCGTGTCGCGGAAGGCGACTAGCTGCTCGCCGAGCAGGCGGACGCGCACGGGCTCGCAGTCCGGTTCGGGCAGGTCGCTCGACAGAAGGAAGGGCAGCCAGTACCGACGCACGTACTGCCCCATGGGTGCATCGCCCTCGACCAAGCAGAGCTTGTCGTTCTCCTCTTTGTTCAGCATGCCGCGTCGCTCCTCACGTTTCGAGTTCGTAGACGTGCGCCAACAGCCCGCGGGGCGCCCGAGGATTGACAGTGCAAACCGCCTCGTCGGCGGCGGATGACATTGCCGGATCCTCACTGCCGGTCGCGCGGATAGGCGGGCTCCCATCGCCCTGAACGGGCAAACTGGTCAGCTAGACTCAGGCGAACCATGTCGACCTGGTGCGGCGCCGGAATGGCCACGACACTGCCGCCCCGTGTCCAGGTAGTAGCGGAAGTCCCCCAGGTATTCATCGAGCGACCCAGCGCTCGCGTCCCAGCAGGCAAAGATCAGGCCCCCCTCGTCGGAGTAGGTAAAGCGGCTGACCTCGCCCGACTCAAGGTTCATCAGCTTCGTGGTCATCCCTCCATCCCAGGGTCTTCGGGCTGCGAGAAGTGACCCGCTAGCTCAGCGTCCAGTCCTGGATGTTCCAGTTTGGCCACGTCTCGGCGCCCGGGGCCTCTGGGCCGTGAAGCGCGCCGCGGAAGGCGATGGCGCCCGGGTTGAAGTGCACCATGATGGCAGGGAGCTGGTCGGTCGCGACTTTCATCATCTTGACGATCTGCTCATTCCGCTGGCCGCGGTCGAGGAGCGAGTTGAACGCATTCCACGCTTGGTCGTAATCCGGGTTTGACCAACCGACCCGGTTGTTCCCGGCCCAGCCGCGCGCCTCGGTGGCGATGTCCGCGCTGCTGAAGATGTCGAGCTGGTTCTCCCGAATCCCGGTGGAAATGCCGTAGATACCCGGGAAGGTCGTGCGGGCGGCGAGAATGCGCGACTCGGCGGCCGGAAGCAGCTTCGGCTCGACGTCGATGCCGATCTTTGCCCAGATGTCCTGGATCGTGCTCATCTCCCGCTCGAAGAGATTGGACCCATCCACCATAAGCTGAGGGCGAAAGCGCTCACCGGTTGCGCTGGCGAAGAAGCCCGAGGCATCCCTGGTGAAGCCAGCTTCTTGCATGAGCGCCTGAGACTGTCGTGGGTCGAACGGATAGTGGGTAACGCTGCGCTCCACGTCATCCGAGTAGGGCAGGCCGGGTGGCACCCACTGGTCACCCATGGCGCCCTGACCGTCATACATGGCCTGGTTTATTGCGTCTCGATCCATCGCGTGGGCTAACGCCCGCCGCACCCGCAGGTCGAGCAAGCCCGGGGTCTTCTGCAGCTCGGGGCGGAACTGAATGCCGAGGTAGTGGCGGCCGGCGGGATAGATCAGGCCTACGGCGTTCGGTCCGAGCTGGCGCTGGATCTCTTGCGCGTGCTCGGGGCGGATTGCCCGATCGCCGGCGATGTCCACGTTGCCCGCGACCACGCTGGAGACCACCGTGTTCTCGTCCTGAATGATGCGGATCACGATTCGATCGATCTTTGGCCGCCCAAGGGCGTGCCCATCGAAGGCCGCGCCCTCGAACTGGACGCCCTGCTGCCAGTCCGCCAGCCTGTACGGACCGAGCCCCACATACTGGGTGGTCCAGAACGGGCTGCTGAGAAACGCGTCGGCGGTCGATGGGTCCTGCTGGTAGGAGGCGAGGGACGACTCCAGGATGTGCTTCGGGAGCGGGTCCAACATCGTCTCGGTCAGGGCCCCGGCCTCTCCATACAGATCTTTCCACCGGATCACGAGCGTCCGCGGGTCGGCTGCGACAACGGCATCGACCTTGTCTTGCGGGCTGGAGGTGAATGCGCCGAGGCCTTTCGCCTGGTACACCTCGGCGGCGAAGACGAAATCGTCGGCGGTGAGGGGTGCGCCGTCGTGCCAGGTGAGGTTGGGCCTCAGGCGGTACGTCGTTTCCATCCTGCCGTCCGGGCTCACCTTCCAGGAGTCGGTGTCGAGCTGGGGAAGCGACTCGGCCAGATAGGGCTGGCTGGCTCCGTTTCCGTCTATGAGCGCAAGCGATGCGTTGAATGGTCGCTTGGTCCATTCCCAGGCGGCAGCTTCGAGCCGCTTGGCGGCGAGGCCGACGACCTCGTAGCGAACGGCCATGACCATAGCTCGTGTGGGAGTCGTCGCCGGGGCCGCCGCGCTCTGCCGCGCTGCCGTCGTCCCGGCTGCTTGGCCGCACCCCAGGAGCATGGTCGCGATCAAACTGATGACCCACCAGATGTGCCCGCGCATGGCGCACACCTCCCGCTGGAGCTCGCTGAGGTCGAGTATATCGCCAGTTTGGGCGAGCTCGAACGCAAATGCGGTGCGCGGCGACCTCGTTCGTGGAGAAGCTAAAGACCACCGGGCAGCTTTGGCCGTGGTGAGGACAGTGGCTTGCGCAAGGCACGGTCGTTCGCCGGCGGGACTTATAATAGCCGCCCGGCTGGTTCGCACGAGAATGAGTACGCGGACCTCAACCGGAGGGGTCCGCGGCGTGGCCGCGCCCGGCGCCAACGCACGATCGGAGGGCTCATGGAAGTTTGGATTCGCCAGAGCATGGCCTACCACCCCCACGTGGATGGGCCCATGCCGTTCCCGGTGCCCGGCTGGATGTGGGATCGCGAGCTCGGCCATCAGCTGTACGGCCAGCGCATGCCGTTCATTCAGCGCATGGAAGACGTGGGATTCGACGGCATCATTTTCACTGAGCACCATTACGGACCGAACGGGGGCCTGACCCCCTCGCCCATGATCTTGCTCTCCGCCGCTACGCAGGTGACCCATCGAATCAAGCTCGTCACCATGGGCATCGCGCTGGCCCTCTATCCCACGCCGATCCGGGTGGCCGAGGACCTGGCAATCCTCGATAACCTTTCCAACGGTCGACTGGTGGTGGGGTACATCAGCTCTCACGCGCAGAGCCTCTACGCCTACGGCCTCAAGCCAGAAGAGGAGGCGGGCCGCTACCACGAGGCCCACGACCTGATCGTTCGGGCATGGACGGACCCCAACCCCTTCGAGTGGCACGGCGAGTACTTCAATTACAAGTGTGTATCCATCCTCCCGAGGCCATATCAGCAGCCGCACCCGCCCATCTGGACGACCGCCACGTCGGACCAGAGCATCCACTGGGCTGCCCAGCACAAGATCAGCTTTATCGCGGCCGGCCCGACCGCTCAGTGTGAGCAGATCCTCAACACCTATCAAAGCTACGCCCAAGCGGAGTGCGGCTGGACACCCTCGCCCGCGAACCGGGGCATCTTCCGTGAGATTCTGGTCAGTCCCACCAGGGCCGCGTACGAAGAGAAGTTCGAGGAGATCGCCGCCCAGGAACGCGAGAATGCCTGGGGCGCAGACTCAACTTCAGCCTCCCCCTATCCGCGAGAGCTGCAGCATCCGGACCTCCGCGAGCTCGATCGTGGGCGCTATGAGATGAAGACCTATAGCTGGAAGAAAGATGGGGGACGGCCCGACCGCGGAGTGGGCTGGGGCATGAAGCAGATCAAGAGCGGGCATTTCCTGCTCGGAGATCCTGACTCGCTGATCCAGCAAATCACCGAGCAGAAGAAGCAGACCAACGCGGGAGTGCTGGTGATTCGGCCGGAGATGGGGAACATGCCCCTGAAAGACGTAGGCGACGGCATGGAGCTGTTTGCCAAGGAAGTTCTCCCGGTCGTTCGCAAGCTGTAAAGGGAAGAGAGGGCCGGGCCACCCGGTCCAGGCCATGCACGTCTGCGCCCGCGCGAAGTCTTCGCGATCGGACACCTCTACCCGAGACCGGGGCGTCCGCTGCATCCTCCCATGGACATGCCGCTCTTTCTGGCGCCTCATGCGGCAAAATGCCCGGGGCTTCGCATTGGGAGCGGCAACTGCCCAGATGCGAGATGGTTCCCAGTGCCCATTGACGGACTGTGCCCGCTGCACGTTGAACCCTTCTGGCGTTGAAGATACCCTGGGGCATATCGCGGACCAAACTGAAAAGGGGGTGCACTGCCATGGTCGATCGTCCTCCGATCATCGACGCCGACGGGCACATTCAGGAGCGGGCGGAAGACATTCGGAAGTACCTCGAGTCCCCATGGGACCGACGGCCCAGTGGGCTCACGCCCGGCGATCAGCCGTGGGACCGCGACATCTTTGGAAAGATCAGCCGATATCCTGGATACACGCGAGACCTACTACCCGCCCAGCAAGTGGAATTGTGGCTCAAGATCATGGACGAGCACGGGATCGAAGAGGCTGTCCTCTTCCCGACCGGCTCCGCGAGCGCGGCCAACCTACGCGAGATCGACTTCGCCGTGGCGGTATGCCGGGCGATTAACACGCACCTCGGGAAGGACTACAACGCCCTGTCCGATCGCGTGCACGTGGTCGGCGTCTTGCCCCTGCAGGACCCGGTAGAAGCAGCACGCGAGCTGCGACGGGCAACCACAGAGTTGGGGCTGGTGAGCTTCGAGCTGATCGCGACGGGCTTGCCCCTACCTCTCGGCGATCGGTTCTACGACCCGATCTACGAGGAGGCGCAGCGGCTGGACGTGCCGCTCTGCGTCCACGGCAGCCCGTCCCACTCGCAGGAGATGGGCGCTGGCGGCCTGCGGACCTTCAACGAAGTCCACACGTTTACATTTCCGGCGGGGGTGCTGCTCCAGTTCACGAGCATGATCTTCCAGGGAGTTCCCGTGCGGTTCCCACGGTTGAGGCTGTCGTTCTTGGAGATCGGCGCCACCTGGCTGCCGTACTGGCTGGATCGCATGGACGAGCACTGGGAGCTGCGCGGCGAGTTCGAGGCGCCGCTACTAAAGAAGAAGCCGAGCGAGATCGTTCGCGAATCGCGCGTCTATGCGAGCCTCGAGGAGGCGGAAACCACGCTACCGCAGGCTGTGGATTATCTGGGCGCCGACCACTTCATGTACGCGACGGACATCCCGCACTGGGACAGCGAGTTTCCCGAGGGTCTGGAAAAGATCTGGAGCCATCCCGGGCTGAGTCGCGATGCGAAGGAACAGCTTCTCCACGGCAGTGCGCAAGTGTTCTATGGGCTGAAGACTCCGGCAGCGCTTGCACGGAGCTAAGGGCCGCCGGGGGGCGGCTGGGGCCGATCTCTCGGGTTCTGTGCTCGGCTTTGCCGTCATGTTGTCGAGCGTGAGATTTCGCCGGTGGAGTGGCGGCCGGACGGAGCTCGCCCCGGGTGGCTGGGTCGTGATCGTTCCGCTCGACAACGCCAGGCCGGTTCTCATCGCAAACCGCCTCCAGGGAGTGACCGCCGGGAAGCCCGGTTGGAACATCGACCTGTGGGACGACGTTTGAACGATGCCCAGCCTGCTGAAGGCGCACGGAGTCAAGCGGGCAGCTCCACCGGGTCGGTGCGATACGTCACCGGGGGCATCGTGCACTCGACCCCCTCTTTGCGATTCACTTCGATGAAGTAGCGTCGGACCTCGGGGTCCTCGTCCTCATAGTCGATGAGTGGACCACCCTCGCGGACCGGTGTGAAGCGAACGCTGGTCTCGTCCTCGCCCTCGCCCTGAAGACGCGTGGTCATCGGGCTCCCGCCAGCGCCATACACGGCGACGTGGCGGGCAGGCACGCGACCCGAGCTCATGTGCTGGTGGTACCAGCCGTCCGGTGGCGCGTAGATGCTGTTCGGACCCCACTCGACCATGACCACCTCATCCGCGTGGCCGTCCTGCCACGGGTGGATGCCGAGCGTGTGGGGCCAAAGGTTAACGTACCCTTTGCCCTTGAGCCCGACGAGCAGGGCGCCCGGTCCGTGGTAGTGAGCCTTGTGGTAGCGCCCAACGGGCCACTCGGAGATATGGCCCGCGGGAAAGCCACCGGCCATCCGATAGCCTGTGAGCTGGCCCCCGGCGACCTTCTGCTCCATGTCCTCGACCGTCTCGTCGAACACGTTGGGGATGAAGTTCGTGTACCAGACGCTCAGGTTGTAGCGGCCTTGGGTCACGCGGTTCTCGGTGCGCTTGAAGTAGTCCTCACTGGCGTCGTAGACACCGGCGAAGTCGTAGTCGCACGTGAACACGAACTCGAAGGGGCTGGTTGCGCGAGAGGACTCCGCCTGGCGGTCAACGGCCCACCCGGCGAACATGCCGTTCATGACTTTGGGCGCCGTCGTCACGCCGAGGTAGAGCACCGGCTCCCGGCCGAGGTTGTACATGCGGTAGTAGGTGTTCTTCGGAGGCGCGAAGAGGCTTCCCTTGCCCCACTCGAAGGTGCGCTTGGGACCGTTCGTCTGCCACACCTCCGTGGCGCCCGTTCCCTGGAGGATGAGCGTGAATTGCTCGTAGAGGTGGTGCTGCACGTCGAGCGCCTCGCCAGGTGGGATCTCGCAGACGAACATCCCGCGCTCGGCCTGGTAGGTGCCCGTGAGCTCGAGGAACGCGCCAGATCCCCGGCCGGTGCGGGCCCACGGTGCGCGGGGTACGGCCGTGACATCGGATATCCCCGCGATTTCGAAGTGAATAGGGATCCCCTCCGCGTGCATCCAGCGGTAGTAGGGGAACCGCATGCGGGCATTGATGTCTGGCGGCCGATAGCCGGTCGCGGACGGAGTCGCTTGCATCGTGCCTCCGGCGCCGATTCGGTGTGCGCGCGACCGTAGCACACCGGTGCAGACTGGTCAAACGCGGCGCCCGGGGCGACGAACTGTCTGCGCCGGACTGCGCGGCACAGGACGGAGTCGCGGCGAAGGCCTTGCTGCCCGCGTCCTGGCCGGCTAGATGGCCCCCATCGCCGTGAGGCGGCGACGGCCTGCGACCTGGCGGCCGACCTCGCGGAGCAATTCGCGATCCTCCTCCCGCGTCGCGGCGCGGGGGGCGCGGCGGACGGTGATCTGCGCATAGGTGGGAACCAGGCCGCCCTCTTCCGCTGTCGGATAGCGCGGGCGCTCGCCGCGCTGGACGGCGTGGATGCCCTCGCGGACAAGCTTGCGAGCCATGATTACGCCTCCGTCGGTCGAGCCGAGATGCTCCTTTTGATGGACGGCGATTGGCCGCTGGCTCTCCTGCGCCTCGTAGTCGCCGGGCGCTCGCTGGCGCTCCTCATAGGTCCGCGTGACCGAATCCGACGTGCGCAGCACGTGGAGGCGCGCTTCCGGATCGCCGCCCGTTTCCTGCTCTCCCTTCACGTACGTGAAACCGTAGGTCATCGTATGCGTGTCGTCGATGGGGACGGCCCACTGGACGCCCGTCGGCGGGCGGAAGTCGTCTTCGCCCACCACCTTGTACCAGGTGGGCGGAAACTGGTGCATCCCCGGCGGAATGTAGTCGCCGACGCGCACGTATATGAGATCGTCGATGCGCTCAGTGTGGAGAGAGATCATGCCCACCGGACTCTCACGCCACTCGACAACGCGCTCCCGGTAGCGGTCGCGCAGGGAGATGAAGTCGCGCGTGTACCGCCCCTCCTGCGCCGCGAAGAAGCTCTCGACCGTTTGCCGCGGATCCACGCTCGGCCGGAACGGGTTCAGACTCTCGCGTCCGTCTTCGAGGCCGTGGAGGAAGACGGCGTGCACCGGATCCATGCAGTTCTCTTTGAGCTGCAGCCAGTTGCAGGAGGTGACGTAGCGGCTGCCGTTCGGGCGGAGCTGATAGCCTGGCATCTCGAACGTGTCGAAGACCGGAAAGTCGGGTCGCTCGCCGGGCGGCCCCATATAGGCGAATACCAGCCCCTTGTACTCGACCGTGGGATAAGCACCGTGGTGGATACGCTGGGGCAGCGTGCTATCGACCGGCTCGCCCGGCGTCTCGAGGACGCGGCCGGCAACGTCGTAGAGCCAGCCGTGGTAGCAGCAGCGGATCCCCACCCGCTCCACCATGCCGAACTCCAGCGACGTGCCCCGGTGACTGCAGTGAAGCGGAAGAAGGCCGGTGCGCCCCTGGCCGTCGCGGAAGAGCACGAGATCCTCGGCCAGAACCCGGACGCGGACCGGCAGGTCCTTCAGGTCGGAGGAGAGACGCACCGGCTGCCAGAACCGCCGGAAGTACTCACCACACGGAGTTCCGGGGCCTACGCGCGTCAGCTCGTGATCCGGCTCGGGGACGTCTCGGCGGTCGTAGGCGTCGAAGGGGTCAGTGGCTGGCGAGATCCGGACGTCCGTCACCTGCATGTCCTCCCGAGTAAGACGGTTACGGGATATATCCCGCCTCGCGGTAGTAGCGCTCGGCGCCCCGGTGCAGTGGGACGAGCCTCGTCTCCCACTGTCGACTGATCTCCTCAGTTTGCCCCCGCCCGCCCTCGGCCATGGCCTGCTTGTTTAGATCGATGCTCTTCGCGATCTCGTAGATCACGTCGTCGGGAACCTCGGCCCGCGTGACGATCGGTTGGTCCGACAGGTCCAACGTGAGATATGGCTCCGCGATCCACGGGTGCGCGGCCGGCGGGACAACCTTGCGCTCGAAACCGACGCGTTCTAGGGCTTCGACGAGCGTCGGCTCCAGCGGCGCGAAGCGGAAGCCGGCGTCCGCCACCGACTTCCAGGGCGGCGTTGTGGCGGCATGGCCGATGACCACATCGACGCTCCGGTCCTCGATCTCCCGGTCCAGATCGTGAGCTCCGGTCGCGATGTGCCAGGTGCGGCCGCCCGACCGCTCGATCTCCGCGAGCGAGGTGCCGTAGTGGTGAAAGATGGCGTTCTCGTACTCGTAGAGCTGGTCGGTGCGGAGGGCGATGCGCACCTGCGGGTGCTGCGCGACGTCCGCAAGGGTCTGGACCGGCGACCATGGAGCAAAGGCGACGAATTCGTGGTCGGCCCGAGGAATCCGCGCGACGAGACGAATGTTGCTCAAGCCCGCACCGCTCCACGGGCTGTCCGGCCAGGGACGGTGTCCCTCGTACGCCCAACGTACCCGCGCCATCGGGAACGCCCACGTGAGATCCAGCTCGCCAGTGGCGACGAGATCGAGCCGGTTGAGCACGTCCGCGACGATAGCGACGGCCGGCTCACCGGGGAGCGCGCGAGCGAACGCGCGCGTCATGACAAACGAGCCGGCCCATCCCGCGCCGATGCGTGCGAACACGTGCGCGGACGTTGTCATCTTCGGCAACGTCCTCCTCCTCGTCCCAGCGGGCACGAGCGTACGCAAGGCAGGCGCAAAAATCAAGCGGAGAGAAGATTGCGGTTCTACGCCTCCGCTCCACAAGGTGCTACCATGGGGCGATCAGTCGGGTTTGGGATGGCTATGGACCTTCGGTGGGTTCGCTGGCTCGGACTTCTGCTCGCCGCTGCCGCGTGCGCAGGCCCAATGCCAACGACCAATGAACCGGCAACCGACCCGGCGTCGCCGCATGAGCCAACAAAGTCGCTGACCGTCGGCATTACCGGGACTGTACCGGCCATGAGCCTGGCGGTGGCGACCGGCACGCCGACGGGTGGTTGGATGGCGATGACCGAGCTCCATACCGATGGGTTGGTCACGGCCGACGCCGACAGCCGCACGCCTGTGGGTCGGCTGGCCGACGAGGTCCCTACGCTGGAAAACGGCGGGATCACGATTCTCCCGGACGGGAGCATGAGGGTCGCGTTCCGCCTCCGCCCAAACGTAACCTGGCAAGACGGCGTGCCGTTCACCGCGGATGACTTTGTCTTTTCGTATCAGATCGGTGGGCCGGGCGGGATCCCCACGCCACTCAATGGTGCAGTCCCCTATATGTCGGGGGTGGAGGCCCTTGACGCTCATACTCTGGTCATCACCTACAAGACTCCCTTCTACCAGGGAGCGGTGCTGGGGCCACAAATGTTCTGGCCGCTCCCCGAACACGTGCTGGGAGAGGCCTACCAGAAGTTTGCACGCGATCAGAATCTTCAGGAGCTGCTTGCGCTGCCGTATTGGACCTCCGCCTACGTGAGCACCGGG contains the following coding sequences:
- a CDS encoding LLM class flavin-dependent oxidoreductase is translated as MEVWIRQSMAYHPHVDGPMPFPVPGWMWDRELGHQLYGQRMPFIQRMEDVGFDGIIFTEHHYGPNGGLTPSPMILLSAATQVTHRIKLVTMGIALALYPTPIRVAEDLAILDNLSNGRLVVGYISSHAQSLYAYGLKPEEEAGRYHEAHDLIVRAWTDPNPFEWHGEYFNYKCVSILPRPYQQPHPPIWTTATSDQSIHWAAQHKISFIAAGPTAQCEQILNTYQSYAQAECGWTPSPANRGIFREILVSPTRAAYEEKFEEIAAQERENAWGADSTSASPYPRELQHPDLRELDRGRYEMKTYSWKKDGGRPDRGVGWGMKQIKSGHFLLGDPDSLIQQITEQKKQTNAGVLVIRPEMGNMPLKDVGDGMELFAKEVLPVVRKL
- a CDS encoding Rieske 2Fe-2S domain-containing protein, which translates into the protein MTDVRISPATDPFDAYDRRDVPEPDHELTRVGPGTPCGEYFRRFWQPVRLSSDLKDLPVRVRVLAEDLVLFRDGQGRTGLLPLHCSHRGTSLEFGMVERVGIRCCYHGWLYDVAGRVLETPGEPVDSTLPQRIHHGAYPTVEYKGLVFAYMGPPGERPDFPVFDTFEMPGYQLRPNGSRYVTSCNWLQLKENCMDPVHAVFLHGLEDGRESLNPFRPSVDPRQTVESFFAAQEGRYTRDFISLRDRYRERVVEWRESPVGMISLHTERIDDLIYVRVGDYIPPGMHQFPPTWYKVVGEDDFRPPTGVQWAVPIDDTHTMTYGFTYVKGEQETGGDPEARLHVLRTSDSVTRTYEERQRAPGDYEAQESQRPIAVHQKEHLGSTDGGVIMARKLVREGIHAVQRGERPRYPTAEEGGLVPTYAQITVRRAPRAATREEDRELLREVGRQVAGRRRLTAMGAI
- a CDS encoding amidohydrolase family protein, whose protein sequence is MVDRPPIIDADGHIQERAEDIRKYLESPWDRRPSGLTPGDQPWDRDIFGKISRYPGYTRDLLPAQQVELWLKIMDEHGIEEAVLFPTGSASAANLREIDFAVAVCRAINTHLGKDYNALSDRVHVVGVLPLQDPVEAARELRRATTELGLVSFELIATGLPLPLGDRFYDPIYEEAQRLDVPLCVHGSPSHSQEMGAGGLRTFNEVHTFTFPAGVLLQFTSMIFQGVPVRFPRLRLSFLEIGATWLPYWLDRMDEHWELRGEFEAPLLKKKPSEIVRESRVYASLEEAETTLPQAVDYLGADHFMYATDIPHWDSEFPEGLEKIWSHPGLSRDAKEQLLHGSAQVFYGLKTPAALARS
- a CDS encoding TAXI family TRAP transporter solute-binding subunit, with the protein product MTTSAHVFARIGAGWAGSFVMTRAFARALPGEPAVAIVADVLNRLDLVATGELDLTWAFPMARVRWAYEGHRPWPDSPWSGAGLSNIRLVARIPRADHEFVAFAPWSPVQTLADVAQHPQVRIALRTDQLYEYENAIFHHYGTSLAEIERSGGRTWHIATGAHDLDREIEDRSVDVVIGHAATTPPWKSVADAGFRFAPLEPTLVEALERVGFERKVVPPAAHPWIAEPYLTLDLSDQPIVTRAEVPDDVIYEIAKSIDLNKQAMAEGGRGQTEEISRQWETRLVPLHRGAERYYREAGYIP
- a CDS encoding ABC transporter substrate-binding protein; amino-acid sequence: MRGHIWWVISLIATMLLGCGQAAGTTAARQSAAAPATTPTRAMVMAVRYEVVGLAAKRLEAAAWEWTKRPFNASLALIDGNGASQPYLAESLPQLDTDSWKVSPDGRMETTYRLRPNLTWHDGAPLTADDFVFAAEVYQAKGLGAFTSSPQDKVDAVVAADPRTLVIRWKDLYGEAGALTETMLDPLPKHILESSLASYQQDPSTADAFLSSPFWTTQYVGLGPYRLADWQQGVQFEGAAFDGHALGRPKIDRIVIRIIQDENTVVSSVVAGNVDIAGDRAIRPEHAQEIQRQLGPNAVGLIYPAGRHYLGIQFRPELQKTPGLLDLRVRRALAHAMDRDAINQAMYDGQGAMGDQWVPPGLPYSDDVERSVTHYPFDPRQSQALMQEAGFTRDASGFFASATGERFRPQLMVDGSNLFEREMSTIQDIWAKIGIDVEPKLLPAAESRILAARTTFPGIYGISTGIRENQLDIFSSADIATEARGWAGNNRVGWSNPDYDQAWNAFNSLLDRGQRNEQIVKMMKVATDQLPAIMVHFNPGAIAFRGALHGPEAPGAETWPNWNIQDWTLS